The proteins below are encoded in one region of Styela clava chromosome 4, kaStyClav1.hap1.2, whole genome shotgun sequence:
- the LOC120326774 gene encoding sodium-coupled monocarboxylate transporter 1-like isoform X2, translated as MESANSYFLPVDFVIFGGILFASASIGVYFAYKDRKDQTTENYYFGSRNVSPIIVAMSLSVSYISALTVIGNPVEVYLYGTVYAWTVVANLIGFIAASIYYIPLYHRLRIKSVYEYLDRRFHPRIRSFASSMAMIKLTFYLGITVYLPSLALSAVTPLELNWTIALTSILCTFYTSIGGMKAVIWTDVLQGVIMIAGMLAIFIQAIIMYGGVGPIMDAADRGDRNNLLKLDIDPRVRSTVWTIGGALALNTCYLSCCSQVTTQRYLSCNSVRSSRITISSGVNSLSALALEDFVIPCFPAMSTTRKMIFSKVLTVVFGGVVMGIAYTVSLLSSNIIQINMITGAVGTPILSVFTMGMFMPWINSWGALSGMISGIVCGSWVALASINQATYPATTESLPVSTSNCTLTNFLHNAPTTSFTGVSEDTTTLESMSTISDEYGSVLQYTLYSMSPFVYGTFAFFVSIIVGHIVSLCTGFNKVSEADPDLFVPVINCKILRFGIPEKSSTEKKITENSKENVFINSCCTGDDCSQYLPESPHNEEEETIF; from the exons ATGGAGTCAGCAAATTCATATTTCCTTCCTGTTGACTTTGTGATATTTGGAG GGATACTATTTGCCTCTGCTTCGATTGGCGTGTACTTTGCTTACAAGGACAGGAAAGATCAAACCACGGAAAACTACTATTTTGGAAGCAGAAACGTGTCCCCG ATTATTGTTGCAATGTCATTATCAGTGTCATACATATCAGCGCTTACTGTCATTGGCAATCCAGTCGAAGTATATCTCTATGGTACGGTATATGCATGGACCGTGGTTGCAAACCTCATAGGATTTATTGCTGCTTCAATATATTACATTCCATTGTATCATCGGCTTCGTATAAAAAGCGTATACGAG TATTTGGATCGACGTTTTCATCCTAGAATACGATCATTTGCTTCATCAATGGCGATGATTAAATTG acaTTTTACTTGGGAATAACTGTATATCTTCCTTCTCTTGCGTTGAGCGCAGTGACACCTCTCGAGCTAAACTGGACAATTGCATTGACAAGTATCCTCTGCACATTTTACACCAGCATC GGAGGAATGAAGGCAGTGATATGGACGGATGTTCTGCAAGGTGTTATCATGATTGCAGGAATGCTTGCAATTTTCATACAGGCAATAATAATGTATGGAGGCGTCGGACCAATAATGGATGCCGCAGACCGTGGAGATAGAAACAATTTGCTCAA ACTAGACATTGATCCCAGAGTTCGAAGTACCGTGTGGACGATTGGAGGTGCATTGGCACTCAATACTTGTTATTTAAGTTGTTGTAGTCAAGTCACAACTCAGAGATATTTGTCATGTAATTCAGTTCGATCATCTAGAAT CACAATATCATCGGGAGTCAACTCTCTATCAGCATTGGCTCTGGAAGATTTTGTCATTCCATGTTTTCCAGCGATGTcgacaacaagaaaaatgattttctcCAAAGTATTAA CTGTAGTTTTTGGAGGAGTGGTTATGGGAATAGCCTACACCGTTTCGCTTTTATCTTCAAACATTATCCAAATCAACATGATAACCGGGGCTGTCGGAACACCAATTCTAAGCGTTTTCACCATGGGCATGTTCATGCCTTGGATTAACAGTTGG GGAGCGTTGTCAGGAATGATAAGTGGCATTGTCTGTGGAAGTTGGGTCGCTCTGGCTTCGATCAATCAAGCAACCTACCCAGCTACAACTGAGTCCCTACCCGTGTCCACTAGTAATTGTACTTTGACGAATTTTCTACACAATGCCCCAACTACGTCATTTACTGGAGTATCCGAAGATACCACTACACTCGAATCAATGTCTACGATATCTGACGAATATgg atCTGTTTTACAATATACCTTGTATTCTATGTCGCCGTTTGTATACGGAACATTTGCATTCTTCGTTTCTATTATCGTCGGGCATATCGTCTCACTGTGTACAG GATTTAACAAAGTATCAGAAGCTGATCCGGATCTATTTGTTCCTGTtataaattgcaaaatattacGTTTCGGCATTCCAGAAAAATCgtcaacagaaaaaaaaataacagagAACAGCAAAGAAaatgttttcataaattcatGCTGTACCGGAGATGATTGTAGTCAGTACTTACCGGAATCCCCGCACAATGAAGAGGAAGAAACTatcttttaa
- the LOC120326774 gene encoding sodium-coupled monocarboxylate transporter 1-like isoform X1, producing the protein MQSLCSQNRRNTAVHKFARILFASASIGVYFAYKDRKDQTTENYYFGSRNVSPIIVAMSLSVSYISALTVIGNPVEVYLYGTVYAWTVVANLIGFIAASIYYIPLYHRLRIKSVYEYLDRRFHPRIRSFASSMAMIKLTFYLGITVYLPSLALSAVTPLELNWTIALTSILCTFYTSIGGMKAVIWTDVLQGVIMIAGMLAIFIQAIIMYGGVGPIMDAADRGDRNNLLKLDIDPRVRSTVWTIGGALALNTCYLSCCSQVTTQRYLSCNSVRSSRITISSGVNSLSALALEDFVIPCFPAMSTTRKMIFSKVLTVVFGGVVMGIAYTVSLLSSNIIQINMITGAVGTPILSVFTMGMFMPWINSWGALSGMISGIVCGSWVALASINQATYPATTESLPVSTSNCTLTNFLHNAPTTSFTGVSEDTTTLESMSTISDEYGSVLQYTLYSMSPFVYGTFAFFVSIIVGHIVSLCTGFNKVSEADPDLFVPVINCKILRFGIPEKSSTEKKITENSKENVFINSCCTGDDCSQYLPESPHNEEEETIF; encoded by the exons ATGCAGTCATTGTGTTCACAAAATCGTCGTAACACGGCGGTTCACAAGTTCGCGA GGATACTATTTGCCTCTGCTTCGATTGGCGTGTACTTTGCTTACAAGGACAGGAAAGATCAAACCACGGAAAACTACTATTTTGGAAGCAGAAACGTGTCCCCG ATTATTGTTGCAATGTCATTATCAGTGTCATACATATCAGCGCTTACTGTCATTGGCAATCCAGTCGAAGTATATCTCTATGGTACGGTATATGCATGGACCGTGGTTGCAAACCTCATAGGATTTATTGCTGCTTCAATATATTACATTCCATTGTATCATCGGCTTCGTATAAAAAGCGTATACGAG TATTTGGATCGACGTTTTCATCCTAGAATACGATCATTTGCTTCATCAATGGCGATGATTAAATTG acaTTTTACTTGGGAATAACTGTATATCTTCCTTCTCTTGCGTTGAGCGCAGTGACACCTCTCGAGCTAAACTGGACAATTGCATTGACAAGTATCCTCTGCACATTTTACACCAGCATC GGAGGAATGAAGGCAGTGATATGGACGGATGTTCTGCAAGGTGTTATCATGATTGCAGGAATGCTTGCAATTTTCATACAGGCAATAATAATGTATGGAGGCGTCGGACCAATAATGGATGCCGCAGACCGTGGAGATAGAAACAATTTGCTCAA ACTAGACATTGATCCCAGAGTTCGAAGTACCGTGTGGACGATTGGAGGTGCATTGGCACTCAATACTTGTTATTTAAGTTGTTGTAGTCAAGTCACAACTCAGAGATATTTGTCATGTAATTCAGTTCGATCATCTAGAAT CACAATATCATCGGGAGTCAACTCTCTATCAGCATTGGCTCTGGAAGATTTTGTCATTCCATGTTTTCCAGCGATGTcgacaacaagaaaaatgattttctcCAAAGTATTAA CTGTAGTTTTTGGAGGAGTGGTTATGGGAATAGCCTACACCGTTTCGCTTTTATCTTCAAACATTATCCAAATCAACATGATAACCGGGGCTGTCGGAACACCAATTCTAAGCGTTTTCACCATGGGCATGTTCATGCCTTGGATTAACAGTTGG GGAGCGTTGTCAGGAATGATAAGTGGCATTGTCTGTGGAAGTTGGGTCGCTCTGGCTTCGATCAATCAAGCAACCTACCCAGCTACAACTGAGTCCCTACCCGTGTCCACTAGTAATTGTACTTTGACGAATTTTCTACACAATGCCCCAACTACGTCATTTACTGGAGTATCCGAAGATACCACTACACTCGAATCAATGTCTACGATATCTGACGAATATgg atCTGTTTTACAATATACCTTGTATTCTATGTCGCCGTTTGTATACGGAACATTTGCATTCTTCGTTTCTATTATCGTCGGGCATATCGTCTCACTGTGTACAG GATTTAACAAAGTATCAGAAGCTGATCCGGATCTATTTGTTCCTGTtataaattgcaaaatattacGTTTCGGCATTCCAGAAAAATCgtcaacagaaaaaaaaataacagagAACAGCAAAGAAaatgttttcataaattcatGCTGTACCGGAGATGATTGTAGTCAGTACTTACCGGAATCCCCGCACAATGAAGAGGAAGAAACTatcttttaa